TGTTTGGAGCCAAACGGAACCCGCAGACCGGGTTAAAATGCCGGGGATCGGAGGACTAGTTCTTCTGAGTCTCTGTCTAAACCTCCGCACATGCCGGGGCTTCCCACACCAGCTGCCCGACCTCAGCGACGAGCCGCCCGGCCAGTTCTCCCTCACCGACCCGCTGCTGGACTACGACCGGCTGGATGAGGAGCTGGGAGGCGGCGGGCGGCGGAGCTGGAACGGGACCGGCGGGGCGGAGGGCTGCGGGCCGTGTGAGCCGGACCTGTGTCCGGAGAACCGGGGCTGCCGGGCCGGCCTGGTGCTGGACTCCTGCGGCTGCTGTAAGGAGTGCGGGAACCTGGAGGGCCAAGCCTGCGACCCGGGGGACCGCAGCGTCTTCTACGGGCTCTGCGGGACCGGGCTGCGGTGTCAGGCGGATCCGCGGCCcgcaggaggagaagaggaggaggaggaggaggaggaggtgtgtgtgtgtgcggagcAGGAGGCGGTGTGTGGCAGCGATGGAGTAACATACATGAACATGTGCCAGTTCAGAGAGACCGCTTTCTCCAAACCAGAACTCAAGACCAGAGGGAGGGGGCCCTGCAAGACAGGTAGGACACCTGGCCCTGTccgcctgtctgcctgtctctcctcctgtctgcctgtctgtctgtctgtctgtctgtctctcctcctgtctgcctgtctgcctgtctctcctcctgtctgtctgtctgtctgtctctcctcctgtctgtctgtctgtctgcctgtctctcctcctgtctgtctgtctgtctgtctctcctcctgtctgcctgcctgtctgcctgtctgcctgcctgtctgtctctcctcctgtctgcctgtctgtttgcctgtctgtctgcctgtctgtctctcctcctgtctgcctgcctgtctgcctgtctgcctgcctgtctgtctctcctcctgtctgcctgtctgtttgcctgtctgtctgtctgcctgtctctcctcctgtctctcctgtccgcctgtctgtctgtctctcctcctgtctgcctgtctgtctgcctgtctgcctgtctctcctcctgtctgtctgtctgtctgtctctcctcctgtctgcctgtctgtctgcctgtctgcctgtctctcctcctgtctgtctgtctgtctgtctgtctgtctctcctcctgtctgtctgtctgtctgtctctcctcctgtctgcctgcctgtctgcctgtctgcctgcctgtctgtctctcctcctgtctgcctgtctgtttgcctgtctgtctgcctgtctgtctctcctcctgtctgcctgcctgtctgcctgtctgcctgcctgtctgtctctcctcctgtctgcctgcctgtctgcctgtctgcctgcctgtctgtctctcctcctgtctgcctgtctgtctgcctgcctgtctctcctcctgtctgcctgtctgtttgcctgtctgtctgcctgcctgtctctcctcctgtctgcctgtctgtttgcctgtctgtctgcctgcaagtctctcctcctgtctgcctgtctgtttgcctgtctgtctgcctgcctgtctctcctcctgtctgcctgtctgtttgcctgtctgtctgcctgcaagtctctcctcctgtctgcctgtctgcctgcctgtctgtctctcctcctgtctgcctgtctgtttgcctgtctgtctgcctgcctgtctctcctcctgtctctcctgcTGCCCGTCTGTCTGACTCTGTAGTCTATTCCgtgtgttttgtagtttttcctggtttgttttcagaaagaagaagaagaagaagctgtgagCTCGTGGatttgattatttccatttcttttcttttatatttgaACGTAAGAGTTATTGGAAATGGATCCGTGGaatcaaagaaaagcaaagtTGGTGGTGAAGTGACTttatgcaacaacaacaacaacaacaagcccTTTAAAAATCCTTTATTCAGCCCTGAAACCAAACCACAGACCTGAATCTAAATCCAGCTGTCAtcaatttaatttgtccagttcAGTTTTTGAAAAGGCGAAAAAACTGAATTTGTTCTTGAACCAGTTGAGTAGCTGGAGTCCAGCTGCGTCCGTCTGAGGTGTTATTAAGGCTGGAAGTTTGTTTTCAGGTGTAAATGAATGAGATTTTCTTCAGTATTCGGACAATAAACAGGTTTACCCAGGTGTGTTTAAAAGCCGTGGATCTAAATTAAGTGAAAGCTTTCGTTTGGTTCCCAGAGGTTTTTCCTCTGAGGCCAGAATTAAAAGACCATCGTCCCGGCCGTAAGTTCAGTGCTGGTCAGGCTGAGTGGATCCACAGTGGAAACACATTTAGTTCAGTGACATTAATAACTGTTTAagtcatttgtctttgtttgataTCCCAGTAAACGGactctctttgggttttggactctttgtcggtcgaacaaaacaagacatttgaagacgtttccacagttttctgacattctGTAGAAACcgagaaaacaaaagacagatgGCGGATTTAAAGTGAAGCAGCAGCTTCATGGTTTTCCCTCCAGCTGTGACGAACACTcccattttctgctgctgccGAGGAAATGCCTCTTTTCTCTGAGCACATATTCactttgctgtgtgtctgtctgctgataCGTACAGCAGAAGGAAAGCTCCCACTGACTGTGGGTAAATCACGCAAATTTAACTacaaagaaaaggtttcagtcgtagtcgtctggacgctgttttcagaatcaagacgtttcggctcccatccggaagtcattctcaattgtgaaaatgttctgagaactcagaaatttaagctactctgtgttgcttaagccccgccctcaggaaggagtctacctgagtatctgttgattagctagtttcacctgaaactgacctaatagtttccatgatggcccagtaatcagtaatcaggcctgttgttttctggctgcacctccctcatcactgttcagtacctgattagcatgtgattggcttgaccacggtgttaatacactgtggtaaactttgggcagattgaatctcagaccaccatttctgttcaaagaggggttttcttttttcacaaaaatggcttctttgactcgtctttcaaaccaactcttctctctacttcgaatcttcacctcgctgtcttcagatgtgcggtttgtagcttttagatgcaaacgcacggcgctctgtaatcctgagttagcgtgtcgtctgtgctgataaagtcttttatgaagcggctgtttggtctcacctgtgtaccgttctttgcagttttcctcactgcactgaattgaataaactacatcgctctgtttttgtgtgggtaacttgtcctcagggtgaacgagtttctgtcttaaagtgttgcctggtttaaagaagacaggaacatcgtgctgtctaaagatccgaGTGTACACTATGTGTAAACTATTCACATAGTGTAATGTGATGAATCCATATTTGCACTAGAGTTGGAGCGACGTCAGATTCAAGGTAGTTGAGCTACTGAGTCTTTCCATTTTATGCGACTCTGCGCTTTTGATTCTTCTTTAGAGAAAGCAGGTGTGTAGTTCAGGGAGCCTGGGAGAGTGGAGCGTTCCCAGCAGATACACGGAGCCGGGTCGACTCAGGTAACAGCAGCGACTGACCCTGGATCAGTTATGCTCATTACTGTATAAACACAGAGCTTTAACTCCAGCCGTGAGGCGAAATCTGATCACCAGGCGGTTTTTAGACCTGATGGAGGGGATCAGGTCTTACTGTGACCCCCCTGTTCAGACTGAGAGCTCCACCCGTCTCTGTGCTCTGTTCTAACAAACAGCCAGtgtcccccctcctccacctcactGCTGCTTTAACATTAAACTCTGTCTGACCTCCACCCTCCACATCCGTCCCTCCAAACTCTGTTCAAActcacaaaactttattttaaattcgaGTGAAGATGTTTCCAAAGATCCCAAAATGCGTCAGACTGAATGATGAGAAATGTGTGAAATTAGAAAGAAGACAGAATAGTTCAGTCGCGGAGCTTCCAGAATAAAATGGTTTGTGATGATATTTCTCTTAAAGTTATGGCTTAGACAATTTTTCACAAAATTAGGACTTTATTCTACAATATAACAACTTTTTTCTTGAAAGATTCTGACTTAATTCTTTTAACACGAGGACCTTTTTTCTCTCAGTGTATTCGACTTTACTCTAGAGTCATTTCCCTCACAGCCTTAGTTTAGGCGTCTGATTTCAGTAATTATTCAGATAAAATCACATACACAGATCCTTTAGGACCCAATAATCTTCAGTTAGGAGGTGTTTTCAGCACATTCCTCAGTTTTAATGGACAGACGAGAAATAAACTGCAGCAACGCACACTATATGTAAGACACACTACAACTAAAACACACTACAACTAAAACACACTACAACTAAAACACACGCTACAGCAGATTTACTCTgtcatttctctctcctctcatatGATTATAATGTCTCGTCCCTGTTTTTCGGTGTTTCACCctgctctcttttctcttcgcttcctgtcagtggtgaagaagtatttagatcttTTGCTTGAGTACCAATGCAACAATGTAAAACTACTCCAATACAagtacaagtcctgcattcaaaatcctacttagctgaatgtatttaaagtatcagcagtaaaagtacacaagtatgaTCAGCTTCATGTAGCTAGTTAAAGTATCTAACTATCTTAACTAGCCTaatttatacacagttagctagttttaactgctttattttatatacagttagcaagttttaactactttatatacaccactgtgtcgtccctcattcgtccaggagtgatctatcgtagaaaaggtttcagtcgtagtcgtctggacactgttttcagaatcaagacatttcggctcccatctggaagtcattcattcaagaaacaagacttggaagcgttctgcAGAGCATATCagtactgtggaccccaacatcaagttcacacgagaggaCGCCAGagagaaccgcctggcctttctggattgttctacactcagaggagaggacggaaagctccagatagaagtgtacaggaaaccaacacatacggatcaatacttgttctttgactcacaccatccattacagcacaagctgggtgtaatccggacattacaacacagagcccgagaagtgcccaccggctcagagggtaagaagaaagaggaaaggcatgtccagaaagctctctcagcctgtggttatcctacttgggctctcaacaaagttaaaagagccaaaaacaggacaaaaaactGAGAGACaaattccttatgtatctgtgTCTGAAAAACTAGGATCTTTAGAAGATTtctcttctttaaaccaggcaacactagAGAGAGAAACTCTTCACCctaagagttggtttgaaatgAGTGAGTCAAAGAaaccatttttgtgaaaaagctAAAACCGCTCTTTGAACAGCGAAAGATGGTGGTCTGAAAGAGGAGTCATtcaacagaaatggtggtctgagattcaatctgcccaaagtttaccacagtgtgttaacaccgtggtcaagccaatcacatgctaatcaggtacttaacagtgatgaggaggtgcagccagaaaacaataggcctgattactgattactgggccatcatggaaactattaggtcagtttcaggtgaaactaggcaggtaaacagcagacactcaggtagactcctccctgagggcggggcttaagcaacacagagtagcttaaatttctgagttcccgttccattttttccacaattgagaatgacttccggatgggagccgaaacgtcttgattctgaaaacagcgtccagacgactacgactgaaaccttttctacgatactttatacacagttagctagtttagccCAGTGGTTACCAACCTAGGCGTCGggccctccaaagggtcaccagatgaatctgaggggtcgtgagatgattaatgggagaggaaagaagaagaaacacatttctttacCCCAAAGAAACCTTTATTATGGGATGGCTGTGTGCTGCTCTTTATCAGAGGTGAAGAAATGAACCGAATGCACATTTTAGAGTTAAACTGATAtcagcttattgcagatatatcagtatatACGCATTCTGGTGCAGCAGAAACACATGAAGAAGACGCCACATTCAAGAAAAGTATTCATTTGGTTTTGCATCTGTTTGCTCCTGATGCAGCTCCACGCCCTGAAAATGAACCAACCGTTTACTGTGTAATGAAATCAAATTAGAGTTTAACttattgtctgtctgtctccctgtctgcctgcctgtctgcctgtccgtcTGCCTATCTGTCCTCCAGTTCCCATCATTAAGGTTCCTCCTCACAGTCAGGTGAATGGGACCGGCAGCAGTCTGGTGTTCCTCTGCGAGGTCTTTGCGTTTCCCATGGCTCTGGTTGAGTGGAGGAAGGAGGGACGAGACGTCGTTCTGCCCGGAGATGACCCCCACATCTCAGTCCAGGTGCAGCGCAGAGACATTTAAAACCCACcgccttccaacaactccagTCCGATTCACTGTCTCTTGTCTCCCCGCAGTCTCGGGGCGGCCCTCTGAAATTCGAGCTCTCCAGTTGGCTGCAGATTGAGGGGGCCGGGCCGGAGGACTCTGGAACCTATCGCTGCATCGCTCGTAACAACATGGGCTCTGTGTCGGCCTCTGCTGTGCTGGGAGTACTGGgagcaggtgagacagagagctgATTACACCTGTATAGTGTCAGTCATTTCTAGATTTAGTCTTCGTCCTGAGGTCCATGTTAGTTTGAGTCATATTTAGTCAGCCTCAGCCTTTTTAAAACTTTGGACATTTTATTCATCAAAAGATTAGTTGACAAAAATGTTGTGAATATTGAAGCCTCGTCTTAGTCGAGACCACGAATGATCATTTTAATCGAAGTTAAGAAAACTGCTTTCAAAACTTTTCATCCGTTTGGTTTCAGGCTGAAGGAACTGATGCTGAACATGAGTTTGTAAGATGAAGAAAGCAGCTTTGCAGATGTTATTCATTTAAGAAATGCATCCCGGCATGAAACATATTCtgatttccattttttattttaaaccaaCGCGATTCAACAAATGTCTTAACGTTACCGCACTCACCTTTTCtctccattattattatatttgaagTCCAAAGGACGTTTTTTTTGCAACCACCCGCTGTGGCCGTCACGTACCTACTTACAGCCCCGGTGCGCAGCTAGCTCCGGGCGTTAGCATTGTTAGCGGTGCACTGCTGGTGTGCAAAGTCACCGGGAAGATGATGATTCAGAAACACAGGAAAAGAAACGTGCAGCCGTCCAATGACAAGAAGGATTACGTGATTGTTGATGACGgatgtttagttttttgtttttaaatttcattttcgTCGGCTCTTTTTTTGTCAACGATGTTGTTGGAGATTTAGTCGAAGTTATTGTTTAATGAAGTCAGTTTCATGTGGTCGATGAATATATTTCAATAACGAAATGAACactacacctgtctgtctcactctctgtgtctgtctcactctctgtgtctgtctcactctctgtcagAGGAGCTGTCGTCCTACCTGGCCAATAGTCAGTCAGAGATGAAGCAGCTGATGGACGCCACAGACTACGACCGGGACTTTTACTGACCCACCTGTGATGTCACTTCCGGTCACCTGAAACCatctggcttcctgtctgtccggCCGTCAGTGGGATCAGAgctgagcagcagagacagtAAATGCATCATCGTATCACGCTCAGCTGATGGACTGCACAGACTTTTGTCGGCCATTTTGTGGCAGCAGTTTGGCGTCCCTCCGATGACATCATGAGACTCGGAGGTCAGACAGATGATCATCTACTGTGTTTTCAGCGATATActaaaagatattaaaatattgatcaTATTATTCTCACTGTATCCTCACGTCGCCCTGacatcacagtgacatcacacCGGGCTGTGACACGGAGGCTCAGCGTGTTGAACGTGTTGTAGACGTTGCAGGTTCGAGCCCGAGCCTCCTGTCAGCTCCGTCGGTGTGAAACAAACTTTAtcttataaataaatgtaaaaaaaataacaaaccgGTGTTTCTGCTCCTTCATCACTTTATCACACGAGTCCCACGTTCAGACCGTCTGCGCCGCAGCGTGATGTCATCTGACAAATCACTGCggtggccaatcaaatacatgtaaGTACACATTCCTGGGAGGTTACTTTGGAAGGTGAAGagagtatttttactgtttatctCCCCTGTTAACGCtgcgttcacacacacagaaacacagtagtCAGTCtgtagctctgtgtgtgtgttccagtttCCAGAGTAGCTTTGTTTGCGGTCATTTTGTACCTTGTGGTACAAGTTGTTGAAGCTGTTTTAATGCGGCAGGTAAAACTGATCCTGGTCCTGTATCTGCGCTGGAGTGGTTGTCGCTCGCATCGCGTCTCAACTGTCCTCTGTGGCTCAGCGGGCGGGGGCGGGCGGGGCTGCAACACCAGGTCCTCTTCACAGTGAAGCTTGTCAGCGTCCCAGTGTTTGAGTCTCCATGTGTGAACGTCCCATAAGaggctgcagctctgtgaggctgcaccgACACACAGCgctgctttgaactaaatgctaacatgctgctgtttagcaggtataatgttcatcatgttcaccatcttatttcagcgtgttagcatgctaacattagctagttagcagtaaacacagagtgcagctgaggctgatgggagcgtcatcagctctgcaggtatttggtcagaaaccaaagtgtcggacacgttaacatgtcgacctgatggtggcgctagatggaatgtcagaggatcagcagagttattacagttcatcctgaggggagcatgaacgatgaacaGAATTTCaaccaaagtggtgaactgaCCGACTGACGTGCTGCTAGCAAGGCCAAACAGAAAGGCCGagatgatgcacctctctcctcctctccctctccgtctgtatgcatttttatcccgttactgcatgttactaactcgacatcttctctctcccgtagttctgtgctttctcgctctctcctctctctccttctgtcgctttcagcaggtatttctgcctctagagctgcagagtctggatctgtggttgtgggccacctgctgcccccgtgttcctgcagagtctggatctgtggttgtgggctacttgctgccccgtgttcctgcagagtctggatctgtggttgtgggccacctgctgccccgtgttcctgcagagtctggatctgtggttgtgggctacttgctgcccctgtgttcctgcagagtctggatctgtggttgtgggctacttgctgcccccgtgttcctgcagagtctggatctgtggttgtgggctacttgctgccccgtgttcctgcagagtctggatctgtggttgtgggccacctgctgcccccgtgttcctgcagagtctggatctgtggttgtgggctacttgctgcccccgtgtacCTGCTTGACAGCTGcaactacagttgttgttattggctctgttactgatactgacattattattcctatagctgtcatccCTATTATTactaacttattaatattaacgctacaattactattctactattttaaaaattctaggtggtctttgcatggtgggatttgttgggtctctgtaaataatattgtaaagagttcggtctagacctgctctgtaggaaaagtgcagtgatataacttctgttatgaactggcgctgtataaataaaactgacttgaacTGAATCCTGACTTTAGTTCCTGGTGTGGATCAGACTCCACAAACACTGGATCTCCATGGCAGGAAACATTCTCCCAcagggattaataaagtttaacCTACTGAATATTACGGGGGGCGAACCCTCCAGGTCTTGACCTCACGCTGACCCTCCGTCTGCTGGCCTGAACACTGACGGTTTAAATCACACGTGCAGAATCCAAACATGATCTGCAGGAGACTGGGCTGCTCAGCCTGCAGGACTTCCTGAAACGGATTTAGACCACAGGAAGTGAAAACTCCACTGAGACCAGCAGCAGTAATGAAATCCTCTCTGTCCGTCTGAACCAACGTGGTGAATCTATTAACGGACAGAAACCCAGCAGCTGAGCTCCCGCTGCTTTGAAACAGACTCAGCACTTTGTTGGCCTCTCATAATTCTTCTGACATCGTCCAGAGTTTAAACTCTCCGTGTGGAAAGTCTCACTTCTGTATTACTGACAGACTGGAAACCTGACATTGACTTCCACACCGTCCTTAATTGCTTCAAATCCAGTTTTCACAtcagataataataatctgtggGTTCGTAATGACATAAAAAGTTCCCCAAAGCTCTCGGCCTCTTCAGCTGCAGTGAGCCTGAACAGAAATtagacaaaaagaacaaatataatgtgacataaatataatttcttaGCCATCTTGGGACCATTCAGGTTCATTTTAGGACCCCATGatgctttgggggatgtaaacaggaagtacagTGTTGCCgtggagtcagtgagttagctgtgaGCGACAGCTTGAGCCCAGTTTTCAGCCTGTATCTGGTTCAtgtagtcagactgtcccatcaAAGCAGCTgaagcagctcctgtctgcagtggacccgtggacggacagacagctgtctctggatcacagATCTGATGTGTTTATTCACACCTCAGGCAGGAAACTGTTCCTGATTCACAGATTTAAACTGCACGAgctgaaaatgtgaataaaagcaGGAGGATGGAAACACGCGTGATGCTCGAAGCAGCTCATAAAGAGAAGCTTGTCCCGGTTTGGTGAGACAGAAGCTGACTGACCTCAGCCCCATCCGGCACCTTTGGGACGAGCTGGGACCCGGACTGGGAGCCAGACCTGATCCCGATGCTGTGCAGTCTGAATCCCCGCAGCTGGTTCAACATCTGGAGGACAGACTGAAGGCAGCGGAGTGGAGGCTGTCGGAGCAGCAGGTtcagctgtccacatacttttggccgtGTGGCGTGGTTGTTATTTTCTGGACAAAAACTTTTTCCAACCAGaatgaaaaacacactttactGCGAAAGATGACAGAGACTCAAATCAATAACAGacacccagtgtgtgtgtgtgtgtgtgtgtgtgtgtgtgtgtgtgtgtgtgtgtgtgtgtgtgtgtgtatctgtgtgtgtgttacattcCAGACTGTACAAACAGATCAAATAACAGCTGTTTATCTCAACCATGTCTGAGTGTTTTAATGTCCTCACTGAAAACACATTAGTGGcacagagactgtgtgtgtgtgtgtgtgtgtgtgtgtgtgtgtgtgtgtgtgcgtggcgTTCGTTCACGCAGAGAGAGACATTACGTCTGGCGTCCAGAGACAGTCCTGCGTGGATCTAGTTCCTGTTCCAGTCTACAGCATCAGCACCGCTGCAGCTTCTCTGTCTGCTGAGAGAATCCAGGAAATACCAGCAGATTCACTGCAACCTGGAAATAACTTCCAGACCTCACGAGCCAATCAGAAGTCTCCCCGCAGCCTGGAAACGCAGCAGAATAGGACaggtttattgatttatttcacAGGGACGCACAGGTGAACAGGTGACGTATACAGAGCTCCTCAGCAGCCTCCGTCTCTGGTTGGGCTTTCGGAGGGTTTTCACGTGTTTCGGGGACAGTGCACGCTGATCAGCATCGCTGTGGATGTGCCGGTGGCAGCCAGAAGGCCGGGTGTTAAATTAGCCGTTAGAACAACAACAAGCAGGAGGAAACCACAACAGATCTGATTCTGTTCTCTATCTGATTCTCCAGCCTCAGTTCAAACACACAGTGGTTTGTCGCAGTGCTGCTGAGCAAGGCAGCGACACACAACAGGctgtaaatgtaaagtttgttgtgttaaaatttaaacaaagcCGTCTTCCATCCACACAAACAGTTCAGTAAGACATGAGTCAGAACTGTAGATTTATTTCGGATTTACAGACTCACAAACAGCACAGCACTGACTGTATAAACAGGTGACACtgcaggtgatgatgatgatgtgagtACATTACCATGTACAGGTGtgtataattttattataaGCAGCAGATCTGTTTGAAAACAGCCTCCAAAAATGTATAATCTGGGAAAAAATTAACCAGAAATGGCAAGAAATGTGGGACAGTGAGGGGAAAGGGAAACATTTATACCGTATCCAAAAgagtattaaagtaaataagGTCGGAGggggaaacagaaaagaggaaacgGTACTAACGAGACTGAGGCTGGGACACTGTgctctaaataaaacattaaaaatggtggGGAGACATCAGACAGTATGTGTGAGGAGTGTCAGGAAGAGGAATCGGTGGAACATGTAACTCTACATTGTAGGAAACATCAGAGTGATGATGGATAACAGACTAAAGGAACCAGGGGTGCAGaaactcactttaaaaacaatattaagtaTGAATGATAGAGCACAGGTGAGAGAattgttgggttttttaagGAGTACTGGGCTTTATTATAGGATCTAAAGGTagggttttgttgttgttttttgtttctttccttccccCCTAAATCCCTGGGAAATTGTAGATTATTAAACTGGTTGCCAACCGCcgttaaaaaagaagaagaagaagaagaagaagaagaagccagtTTGAAACTAGCTGCAGTTCTTCAGATGACCGCAGTGCTTCCTCCCGGTCAGCAGGGGGCGACAGAGCGGCTGACGCAGCACAGACAAACAGCGAGTCGCTCTGTTTACATGGAGCTAGCTTTAGCTTTAGCATTAGCTTCAGCTTCTGCTGAGCGGTAAGGTGAGCTAAATTAAactgtattattatacagtTATATGTCTTTCCTCTGAAAATAGCTCTCCCTCTAACACACTAAAGTCTGTTTGTCTGGAGAAGCTGCTTTTTCCCGTTAACGTTAGCCAAACCACGGATGGTGCGAGACTTCTATTAAAAATCTGCGAATTTAAAGTTTGTCTGCTTACCAACCGAGTACAGTCCctgatattaattaattaattagtgttAGGAACCGGCAGAAGCCTCTTTTAAATTCGGCTTACATACTAAGCACCAAGCACTTCTTGTACCTTCATTTCTCCATATAGCTTGTTTTAGTTCACGCAAGAATTAAGTCGTTTTTGTGACTTCGGTAAGGGACCAATGACGATTGCcgcttttaaaatgtaacagtATTTTAACAGAGTTCTTTATAAACGCAGTGAGAAGCCAGGTTTCACAGGTGgacaggtgtgtctgtgtttgtctggaTTTACTCAACTCTAAGGACAGAAAATGAGTAAATGGCTGTAGTTCCTCTCTGCCTTATAGAGACTTCATGTTCACTgtgtttcagaggaaaatattgtagttttacaGTTATCTGACGGCTGGAGCTGCTTTTATTTCACAGGTTCAGgtagagaggtcaaaggtcaacggGTCCCCTCAACATGGTCAAACAGCAGCGGagagcagacaggtgagagCTGGTTCTGC
This sequence is a window from Siniperca chuatsi isolate FFG_IHB_CAS linkage group LG5, ASM2008510v1, whole genome shotgun sequence. Protein-coding genes within it:
- the kazald3 gene encoding kazal-type serine peptidase inhibitor domain 3, producing MPGIGGLVLLSLCLNLRTCRGFPHQLPDLSDEPPGQFSLTDPLLDYDRLDEELGGGGRRSWNGTGGAEGCGPCEPDLCPENRGCRAGLVLDSCGCCKECGNLEGQACDPGDRSVFYGLCGTGLRCQADPRPAGGEEEEEEEEEVCVCAEQEAVCGSDGVTYMNMCQFRETAFSKPELKTRGRGPCKTVPIIKVPPHSQVNGTGSSLVFLCEVFAFPMALVEWRKEGRDVVLPGDDPHISVQSRGGPLKFELSSWLQIEGAGPEDSGTYRCIARNNMGSVSASAVLGVLGAEELSSYLANSQSEMKQLMDATDYDRDFY